From the Arvicola amphibius chromosome 2, mArvAmp1.2, whole genome shotgun sequence genome, one window contains:
- the Brpf1 gene encoding peregrin isoform X2, giving the protein MGVDFDVKTFCHNLRATKPPYECPVETCRKVYKSYSGIEYHLYHYDHDSPPPPQQTPLRKHKKKGRQSRPANKQSPSPSEVSQSPGREVMSYAQAQRMVEVDLHGRVHRISIFDNLDVVSEDEEAPEEAPENSSNKENTETPTATPKSGKHKNKEKRKDSNHHHHSAPASAAPKLPEVVYRELEQDTPDAPPRPTSYYRYIEKSAEELDEEVEYDMDEEDYIWLDIMNERRKTEGVSPIPQEIFEYLMDRLEKESYFESHNKGDPNALVDEDAVCCICNDGECQNSNVILFCDMCNLAVHQECYGVPYIPEGQWLCRRCLQSPSRAVDCALCPNKGGAFKQTDDGRWAHVVCALWIPEVCFANTVFLEPIDSIEHIPPARWKLTCYICKQRGSGACIQCHKANCYTAFHVTCAQQAGLYMKMEPVRETGANGTSFSVRKTAYCDIHTPPGSARRLPALSHSEGEEEEDEEEDEGKSWSSEKVKKAKAKSRIKMKKARKILAEKRAAAPVVSVPCIPPHRLSKITNRLTIQRKSQFMQRLHSYWTLKRQSRNGVPLLRRLQTHLQSQRNCDQVGRDSEDKNWALKEQLKSWQRLRHDLERARLLVELIRKREKLKRETIKIQQIAMEMQLTPFLILLRKTLEQLQEKDTGNIFSEPVPLSEVTELDEVPDYLDHIKKPMDFFTMKQNLEAYRYLNFDDFEEDFNLIVSNCLKYNAKDTIFYRAAVRLREQGGAVLRQARRQAEKMGIDFETGMHIPHNLAGDEAPHHTEDEEERLVLLENQKHLPVEEQLKLLLERLDEVNASKQSVGRSRRAKMIKKEMTALRRKLAHQRETGRDGPERHGPSNRGSLTPHPAACDKDGQTDSAAEESSSQETSKGLGPNMSSTPAHEVGRRTSVLFSKKNPKTAGPPKRPGRPPKNRESQMTPSHGGSPVGPPQLPIMGSLRQRKRGRSPRPSSSSDSDSDKSTEDPPMDLPANGFSSGNQPVKKSFLVYRNDCNLPRSSSDSESSSSSSSSAASDRTSTTPSKQGRGKPSFSRGTFPEDSSEDTSGTENEAYSVGTGRGVGHSSKYPHPKSGVLGTQFQGLASPPAADPPPLSHSCEVVRKSLGRGAGWLSEDEDSPLDALDLVWAKCRGYPSYPALIIDPKMPREGMFHHGVPIPVPPLEVLKLGEQMTQEAREHLYLVLFFDNKRTWQWLPRTKLVPLGVNQDLDKEKMLEGRKSNIRKSVQIAYHRALQHRSKVQGEQSSETSDSD; this is encoded by the exons ATGGGGGTAGACTTTGATGTGAAGACCTTCTGCCACAACTTGCGGGCAACTAAGCCACCATATGAATGCCCTGTGGAGACCTGCCGCAAGGTTTACAAGAGTTACAGTGGTATTGAGTACCACCTATACCACTATGACCACGAcagcccaccaccaccacagcagaCTCCACTGCGCAAGCACAAAAAGAAAGGGCGTCAGTCACGACCAGCCAATAAGCAGTCACCCAGCCCCTCTGAGGTCTCACAGTCACCAGGCCGAGAGGTGATGAGTTATGCTCAGGCCCAGCGCATGGTAGAGGTGGACTTGCATGGCCGTGTCCACCGCATCAGCATTTTTGACAACCTGGATGTGGTATCAGAGGATGAGGAAGCCCCTGAGGAGGCCCCAGAGAATAGCAGCAACAAAGAGAACACCGAGACACCCACGGCTACACCTAAGTCAGGCAAGCATAAGAACAAGGAGAAACGCAAGGActccaaccaccaccaccacagtgcTCCCGCCAGTGCTGCTCCCAAACTGCCTGAGGTGGTGTATCGAGAGCTGGAGCAAGACACCCCTGATGCACCACCCCGGCCCACTTCCTACTACCG GTACATTGAGAAGTCTGCAGAAGAACTGGATGAGGAAGTAGAGTATGACATGGACGAGGAGGACTACATCTGGCTGGATATCATGAATGAGCGACGGAAGACAGAGGGTGTGAGTCCTATCCCACAGGAGATCTTTGAGTACCTAATGGACCGGTTGGAGAAGGAGTCTTACTTTGAGAGTCACAATAAAGGTGACCCCAATGCACTAGTGGATGAAGATGCCGTGTGCTGTATCTGCAATGACGGCGAATGCCAGAACAGCAATGTCATCCTCTTCTGTGACATGTGCAACTTGGCTGTGCATCAGGAGTGCTATGGTGTCCCTTATATCCCTGAGGGCCAGTGGCTGTGCCGCCGTTGCCTGCAGTCACCTTCTCGTGCAGTGGACTGTGCTCTGTGCCCCAATAAGGGTGGTGCCTTTAAGCAGACAGATGATGGCCGCTGGGCTCACGTTGTGTGTGCCTTGTGGATCCCTGAGGTCTGCTTTGCCAACACAGTCTTCCTAGAACCTATTGACAGCATTGAGCATATCCCACCAGCCCGCTGGAAGCTCACCTGCTACATTTGCAAACAGCGGGGCTCTGGAGCCTGCATCCAGTGCCACAAGGCCAACTGCTACACAGCCTTCCATGTGACATGTGCCCAGCAGGCTGGCCTTTACATGAAGATGGAACCTGTGCGGGAGACAGGTGCCAATGGCACCTCCTTTAGCGTCCGCAAGACAGCCTACTGTGACATCCACACACCCCCAGGTTCTGCTCGCCGCCTACCTGCCCTCTCCCACAgtgagggtgaggaggaggaggatgaagaagaagatgAGGGTAAAAGCTGGAGCTCAGAGAAGGTCAAGAAGGCCAAGGCCAAGTCCCGGATTAAGATGAAGAAAGCTCGGAAGATCTTAGCAGAAAAGCGAGCAGCAGCACCTGTGGTGTCTGTACCCTGCATTCCGCCACACAG ACTCAGTAAGATCACCAACCGCCTGACCATCCAGAggaagagccagttcatgcagagGCTACACAGCTACTGGACTCTGAAACGACAGTCACGGAATGGGGTCCCACTACTTCGGCGTCTGCAGACACATCTTCAGTCTCAGAGGAACTGTGATCAAGTCGGG AGAGATTCTGAAGATAAGAACTGGGCCCTCAAAGAACAGCTCAAGTCTTGGCAGCGGCTCCGGCATGACCTGGAGCGAGCTCGGCTGCTGGTGGAGTTGATTCGCAAGCGAGAGAAACTCAAAAGGGAGACG ATTAAGATCCAGCAGATTGCCATGGAAATGCAGCTGACCcctttcctcatcctcctccgAAAAACCTTGGAGCAGCTCCAAGAGAAGGACACAGGCAACATCTTCAGCGAGCCGGTCCCTCTGTCTGAGGTAACCGAATTGGACGAA GTACCTGACTACCTAGACCACATCAAAAAGCCCATGGACTTTTTCACCATGAAGCAGAACTTGGAGGCTTATCGCTACTTGAATTTTGATGATTTTGAGGAGGACTTCAACCTCATTGTCAGCAACTGCCTAAAGTATAATGCCAAGGACACCATCTTCTACAGGGCAGCGGTGCGACTCCGTGAGCAGGGTGGCGCTGTACTCCGTCAGGCCCGGCGACAGGCAGAAAAAATGGGCATTGACTTTGAGACGGGCATGCATATCCCTCACAACTTGGCCGGAGATGAGGCCCCACATCACACTGAAGATG AGGAAGAACGGCTGGTCCTGCTGGAGAACCAGAAACACCTGCCAGTAGAAGAGCAGCTAAAGTTGTTGCTGGAGCGGCTGGACGAAGTCAATGCCAGCAAGCAAAGTGTGGGCCGTTCCCGCCGTGCAAAAATGATCAAGAAAGAGATGACGGCATTGCGACGGAAACTTGCTCACCAGCGGGAAACTGGCCGGGATGGGCCTGAGCGTCATGGTCCCTCCAACCGGGGCAGTCTGACACCCCACCCTGCAGCCTGTGAcaaggatggacagacagacagtgccGCAGAAGAGAGCAGCAGCCAGGAGACAAGCAAAG GCCTGGGTCCCAACATGTCCTCAACCCCTGCACATGAGGTGGGCAGGAGAACCTCAGTTCTGTTCTCCAAAAAGAACCCGAAGACAGCTGGGCCGCCCAAGAGGCCGGGCCGGCCCCCCAAAAACCGGGAGAGCCAGATGACCCCCAGCCATGGAGGCAGTCCTGTGGGGCCCCCCCAGCTTCCCATCATGGGCTCCCTGCGTCAGCGCAAGCGGGGTAGGAGCCCCCGGCCCAGTTCGAGCTCAGACAGCGACAGTGATAAGTCCACAGAAGACCCCCCAATGG aCTTACCAGCCAATGGCTTCAGCAGTGGGAACCAGCCAGTGAAGAAGAGTTTCTTGGTGTACCGTAATGACTGCAACCTTCCCCGGAGCAGCTCAGACTCAgagtccagcagcagcagcagcagcagtgccgCCTCAGACCGGACCAG CACAACACCCTCAAAACAAGGCCGGGGGAAGCCCTCCTTCTCTCGGGGCACATTCCCAGAGGACAGCAGTGAAGATACGTCAGGCACTGAGAATGAGGCCTACTCCGTGGGCACTGGCCGCGGCGTGGGCCACAGCAGTAAGTACCCTCACCCAAAGTcaggggtgctggggacccagtTTCAAGGCCTTGCCAGCCCCCCAGCTGCTgatccacctcctctctcccattcCTGTGAAGTGGTAAGAAAGAGTCTGGGTCGTGGAGCTGGCTGGCTGTCAGAGGACGAGGACTCCCCATTGGATGCTCTGGACCTTGTGTGGGCCAAGTGCCGAGGTTATCCATCATATCCAGCTCTG ATCATTGATCCAAAGATGCCCCGAGAAGGTATGTTCCATCATGGGGTTCCCATCCCTGTACCACCATTGGAGGTTCTAAAACTTGGGGAACAGATGACACAGGAAGCCCGAGAGCATCTCTACCTCGTTCTCTTCTTTGACAACAAACGAACCTG GCAATGGCTGCCCAGGACTAAACTCGTTCCTCTGGGTGTGAACCAGGATCTAGACAAAGAGAAGATGCTAGAGGGCCGCAAGTCCAACATCCGCAAGTCAGTGCAGATCGCCTACCACAGGGCTCTGCAGCACCGCAGCAAGGTGCAGGGTGAGCAGAGCAGCGAGACCAGCGATAGTGACTGA
- the Brpf1 gene encoding peregrin isoform X6 yields MGVDFDVKTFCHNLRATKPPYECPVETCRKVYKSYSGIEYHLYHYDHDSPPPPQQTPLRKHKKKGRQSRPANKQSPSPSEVSQSPGREVMSYAQAQRMVEVDLHGRVHRISIFDNLDVVSEDEEAPEEAPENSSNKENTETPTATPKSGKHKNKEKRKDSNHHHHSAPASAAPKLPEVVYRELEQDTPDAPPRPTSYYRYIEKSAEELDEEVEYDMDEEDYIWLDIMNERRKTEGVSPIPQEIFEYLMDRLEKESYFESHNKGDPNALVDEDAVCCICNDGECQNSNVILFCDMCNLAVHQECYGVPYIPEGQWLCRRCLQSPSRAVDCALCPNKGGAFKQTDDGRWAHVVCALWIPEVCFANTVFLEPIDSIEHIPPARWKLTCYICKQRGSGACIQCHKANCYTAFHVTCAQQAGLYMKMEPVRETGANGTSFSVRKTAYCDIHTPPGSARRLPALSHSEGEEEEDEEEDEGKSWSSEKVKKAKAKSRIKMKKARKILAEKRAAAPVVSVPCIPPHRLSKITNRLTIQRKSQFMQRLHSYWTLKRQSRNGVPLLRRLQTHLQSQRNCDQVGRDSEDKNWALKEQLKSWQRLRHDLERARLLVELIRKREKLKRETIKIQQIAMEMQLTPFLILLRKTLEQLQEKDTGNIFSEPVPLSEVPDYLDHIKKPMDFFTMKQNLEAYRYLNFDDFEEDFNLIVSNCLKYNAKDTIFYRAAVRLREQGGAVLRQARRQAEKMGIDFETGMHIPHNLAGDEAPHHTEDAEEERLVLLENQKHLPVEEQLKLLLERLDEVNASKQSVGRSRRAKMIKKEMTALRRKLAHQRETGRDGPERHGPSNRGSLTPHPAACDKDGQTDSAAEESSSQETSKGLGPNMSSTPAHEVGRRTSVLFSKKNPKTAGPPKRPGRPPKNRESQMTPSHGGSPVGPPQLPIMGSLRQRKRGRSPRPSSSSDSDSDKSTEDPPMDLPANGFSSGNQPVKKSFLVYRNDCNLPRSSSDSESSSSSSSSAASDRTSTTPSKQGRGKPSFSRGTFPEDSSEDTSGTENEAYSVGTGRGVGHSMVRKSLGRGAGWLSEDEDSPLDALDLVWAKCRGYPSYPALIIDPKMPREGMFHHGVPIPVPPLEVLKLGEQMTQEAREHLYLVLFFDNKRTWQWLPRTKLVPLGVNQDLDKEKMLEGRKSNIRKSVQIAYHRALQHRSKVQGEQSSETSDSD; encoded by the exons ATGGGGGTAGACTTTGATGTGAAGACCTTCTGCCACAACTTGCGGGCAACTAAGCCACCATATGAATGCCCTGTGGAGACCTGCCGCAAGGTTTACAAGAGTTACAGTGGTATTGAGTACCACCTATACCACTATGACCACGAcagcccaccaccaccacagcagaCTCCACTGCGCAAGCACAAAAAGAAAGGGCGTCAGTCACGACCAGCCAATAAGCAGTCACCCAGCCCCTCTGAGGTCTCACAGTCACCAGGCCGAGAGGTGATGAGTTATGCTCAGGCCCAGCGCATGGTAGAGGTGGACTTGCATGGCCGTGTCCACCGCATCAGCATTTTTGACAACCTGGATGTGGTATCAGAGGATGAGGAAGCCCCTGAGGAGGCCCCAGAGAATAGCAGCAACAAAGAGAACACCGAGACACCCACGGCTACACCTAAGTCAGGCAAGCATAAGAACAAGGAGAAACGCAAGGActccaaccaccaccaccacagtgcTCCCGCCAGTGCTGCTCCCAAACTGCCTGAGGTGGTGTATCGAGAGCTGGAGCAAGACACCCCTGATGCACCACCCCGGCCCACTTCCTACTACCG GTACATTGAGAAGTCTGCAGAAGAACTGGATGAGGAAGTAGAGTATGACATGGACGAGGAGGACTACATCTGGCTGGATATCATGAATGAGCGACGGAAGACAGAGGGTGTGAGTCCTATCCCACAGGAGATCTTTGAGTACCTAATGGACCGGTTGGAGAAGGAGTCTTACTTTGAGAGTCACAATAAAGGTGACCCCAATGCACTAGTGGATGAAGATGCCGTGTGCTGTATCTGCAATGACGGCGAATGCCAGAACAGCAATGTCATCCTCTTCTGTGACATGTGCAACTTGGCTGTGCATCAGGAGTGCTATGGTGTCCCTTATATCCCTGAGGGCCAGTGGCTGTGCCGCCGTTGCCTGCAGTCACCTTCTCGTGCAGTGGACTGTGCTCTGTGCCCCAATAAGGGTGGTGCCTTTAAGCAGACAGATGATGGCCGCTGGGCTCACGTTGTGTGTGCCTTGTGGATCCCTGAGGTCTGCTTTGCCAACACAGTCTTCCTAGAACCTATTGACAGCATTGAGCATATCCCACCAGCCCGCTGGAAGCTCACCTGCTACATTTGCAAACAGCGGGGCTCTGGAGCCTGCATCCAGTGCCACAAGGCCAACTGCTACACAGCCTTCCATGTGACATGTGCCCAGCAGGCTGGCCTTTACATGAAGATGGAACCTGTGCGGGAGACAGGTGCCAATGGCACCTCCTTTAGCGTCCGCAAGACAGCCTACTGTGACATCCACACACCCCCAGGTTCTGCTCGCCGCCTACCTGCCCTCTCCCACAgtgagggtgaggaggaggaggatgaagaagaagatgAGGGTAAAAGCTGGAGCTCAGAGAAGGTCAAGAAGGCCAAGGCCAAGTCCCGGATTAAGATGAAGAAAGCTCGGAAGATCTTAGCAGAAAAGCGAGCAGCAGCACCTGTGGTGTCTGTACCCTGCATTCCGCCACACAG ACTCAGTAAGATCACCAACCGCCTGACCATCCAGAggaagagccagttcatgcagagGCTACACAGCTACTGGACTCTGAAACGACAGTCACGGAATGGGGTCCCACTACTTCGGCGTCTGCAGACACATCTTCAGTCTCAGAGGAACTGTGATCAAGTCGGG AGAGATTCTGAAGATAAGAACTGGGCCCTCAAAGAACAGCTCAAGTCTTGGCAGCGGCTCCGGCATGACCTGGAGCGAGCTCGGCTGCTGGTGGAGTTGATTCGCAAGCGAGAGAAACTCAAAAGGGAGACG ATTAAGATCCAGCAGATTGCCATGGAAATGCAGCTGACCcctttcctcatcctcctccgAAAAACCTTGGAGCAGCTCCAAGAGAAGGACACAGGCAACATCTTCAGCGAGCCGGTCCCTCTGTCTGAG GTACCTGACTACCTAGACCACATCAAAAAGCCCATGGACTTTTTCACCATGAAGCAGAACTTGGAGGCTTATCGCTACTTGAATTTTGATGATTTTGAGGAGGACTTCAACCTCATTGTCAGCAACTGCCTAAAGTATAATGCCAAGGACACCATCTTCTACAGGGCAGCGGTGCGACTCCGTGAGCAGGGTGGCGCTGTACTCCGTCAGGCCCGGCGACAGGCAGAAAAAATGGGCATTGACTTTGAGACGGGCATGCATATCCCTCACAACTTGGCCGGAGATGAGGCCCCACATCACACTGAAGATG CAGAGGAAGAACGGCTGGTCCTGCTGGAGAACCAGAAACACCTGCCAGTAGAAGAGCAGCTAAAGTTGTTGCTGGAGCGGCTGGACGAAGTCAATGCCAGCAAGCAAAGTGTGGGCCGTTCCCGCCGTGCAAAAATGATCAAGAAAGAGATGACGGCATTGCGACGGAAACTTGCTCACCAGCGGGAAACTGGCCGGGATGGGCCTGAGCGTCATGGTCCCTCCAACCGGGGCAGTCTGACACCCCACCCTGCAGCCTGTGAcaaggatggacagacagacagtgccGCAGAAGAGAGCAGCAGCCAGGAGACAAGCAAAG GCCTGGGTCCCAACATGTCCTCAACCCCTGCACATGAGGTGGGCAGGAGAACCTCAGTTCTGTTCTCCAAAAAGAACCCGAAGACAGCTGGGCCGCCCAAGAGGCCGGGCCGGCCCCCCAAAAACCGGGAGAGCCAGATGACCCCCAGCCATGGAGGCAGTCCTGTGGGGCCCCCCCAGCTTCCCATCATGGGCTCCCTGCGTCAGCGCAAGCGGGGTAGGAGCCCCCGGCCCAGTTCGAGCTCAGACAGCGACAGTGATAAGTCCACAGAAGACCCCCCAATGG aCTTACCAGCCAATGGCTTCAGCAGTGGGAACCAGCCAGTGAAGAAGAGTTTCTTGGTGTACCGTAATGACTGCAACCTTCCCCGGAGCAGCTCAGACTCAgagtccagcagcagcagcagcagcagtgccgCCTCAGACCGGACCAG CACAACACCCTCAAAACAAGGCCGGGGGAAGCCCTCCTTCTCTCGGGGCACATTCCCAGAGGACAGCAGTGAAGATACGTCAGGCACTGAGAATGAGGCCTACTCCGTGGGCACTGGCCGCGGCGTGGGCCACAGCA TGGTAAGAAAGAGTCTGGGTCGTGGAGCTGGCTGGCTGTCAGAGGACGAGGACTCCCCATTGGATGCTCTGGACCTTGTGTGGGCCAAGTGCCGAGGTTATCCATCATATCCAGCTCTG ATCATTGATCCAAAGATGCCCCGAGAAGGTATGTTCCATCATGGGGTTCCCATCCCTGTACCACCATTGGAGGTTCTAAAACTTGGGGAACAGATGACACAGGAAGCCCGAGAGCATCTCTACCTCGTTCTCTTCTTTGACAACAAACGAACCTG GCAATGGCTGCCCAGGACTAAACTCGTTCCTCTGGGTGTGAACCAGGATCTAGACAAAGAGAAGATGCTAGAGGGCCGCAAGTCCAACATCCGCAAGTCAGTGCAGATCGCCTACCACAGGGCTCTGCAGCACCGCAGCAAGGTGCAGGGTGAGCAGAGCAGCGAGACCAGCGATAGTGACTGA
- the Brpf1 gene encoding peregrin isoform X4, which produces MGVDFDVKTFCHNLRATKPPYECPVETCRKVYKSYSGIEYHLYHYDHDSPPPPQQTPLRKHKKKGRQSRPANKQSPSPSEVSQSPGREVMSYAQAQRMVEVDLHGRVHRISIFDNLDVVSEDEEAPEEAPENSSNKENTETPTATPKSGKHKNKEKRKDSNHHHHSAPASAAPKLPEVVYRELEQDTPDAPPRPTSYYRYIEKSAEELDEEVEYDMDEEDYIWLDIMNERRKTEGVSPIPQEIFEYLMDRLEKESYFESHNKGDPNALVDEDAVCCICNDGECQNSNVILFCDMCNLAVHQECYGVPYIPEGQWLCRRCLQSPSRAVDCALCPNKGGAFKQTDDGRWAHVVCALWIPEVCFANTVFLEPIDSIEHIPPARWKLTCYICKQRGSGACIQCHKANCYTAFHVTCAQQAGLYMKMEPVRETGANGTSFSVRKTAYCDIHTPPGSARRLPALSHSEGEEEEDEEEDEGKSWSSEKVKKAKAKSRIKMKKARKILAEKRAAAPVVSVPCIPPHRLSKITNRLTIQRKSQFMQRLHSYWTLKRQSRNGVPLLRRLQTHLQSQRNCDQVGRDSEDKNWALKEQLKSWQRLRHDLERARLLVELIRKREKLKRETIKIQQIAMEMQLTPFLILLRKTLEQLQEKDTGNIFSEPVPLSEVPDYLDHIKKPMDFFTMKQNLEAYRYLNFDDFEEDFNLIVSNCLKYNAKDTIFYRAAVRLREQGGAVLRQARRQAEKMGIDFETGMHIPHNLAGDEAPHHTEDEEERLVLLENQKHLPVEEQLKLLLERLDEVNASKQSVGRSRRAKMIKKEMTALRRKLAHQRETGRDGPERHGPSNRGSLTPHPAACDKDGQTDSAAEESSSQETSKGLGPNMSSTPAHEVGRRTSVLFSKKNPKTAGPPKRPGRPPKNRESQMTPSHGGSPVGPPQLPIMGSLRQRKRGRSPRPSSSSDSDSDKSTEDPPMDLPANGFSSGNQPVKKSFLVYRNDCNLPRSSSDSESSSSSSSSAASDRTSTTPSKQGRGKPSFSRGTFPEDSSEDTSGTENEAYSVGTGRGVGHSSKYPHPKSGVLGTQFQGLASPPAADPPPLSHSCEVVRKSLGRGAGWLSEDEDSPLDALDLVWAKCRGYPSYPALIIDPKMPREGMFHHGVPIPVPPLEVLKLGEQMTQEAREHLYLVLFFDNKRTWQWLPRTKLVPLGVNQDLDKEKMLEGRKSNIRKSVQIAYHRALQHRSKVQGEQSSETSDSD; this is translated from the exons ATGGGGGTAGACTTTGATGTGAAGACCTTCTGCCACAACTTGCGGGCAACTAAGCCACCATATGAATGCCCTGTGGAGACCTGCCGCAAGGTTTACAAGAGTTACAGTGGTATTGAGTACCACCTATACCACTATGACCACGAcagcccaccaccaccacagcagaCTCCACTGCGCAAGCACAAAAAGAAAGGGCGTCAGTCACGACCAGCCAATAAGCAGTCACCCAGCCCCTCTGAGGTCTCACAGTCACCAGGCCGAGAGGTGATGAGTTATGCTCAGGCCCAGCGCATGGTAGAGGTGGACTTGCATGGCCGTGTCCACCGCATCAGCATTTTTGACAACCTGGATGTGGTATCAGAGGATGAGGAAGCCCCTGAGGAGGCCCCAGAGAATAGCAGCAACAAAGAGAACACCGAGACACCCACGGCTACACCTAAGTCAGGCAAGCATAAGAACAAGGAGAAACGCAAGGActccaaccaccaccaccacagtgcTCCCGCCAGTGCTGCTCCCAAACTGCCTGAGGTGGTGTATCGAGAGCTGGAGCAAGACACCCCTGATGCACCACCCCGGCCCACTTCCTACTACCG GTACATTGAGAAGTCTGCAGAAGAACTGGATGAGGAAGTAGAGTATGACATGGACGAGGAGGACTACATCTGGCTGGATATCATGAATGAGCGACGGAAGACAGAGGGTGTGAGTCCTATCCCACAGGAGATCTTTGAGTACCTAATGGACCGGTTGGAGAAGGAGTCTTACTTTGAGAGTCACAATAAAGGTGACCCCAATGCACTAGTGGATGAAGATGCCGTGTGCTGTATCTGCAATGACGGCGAATGCCAGAACAGCAATGTCATCCTCTTCTGTGACATGTGCAACTTGGCTGTGCATCAGGAGTGCTATGGTGTCCCTTATATCCCTGAGGGCCAGTGGCTGTGCCGCCGTTGCCTGCAGTCACCTTCTCGTGCAGTGGACTGTGCTCTGTGCCCCAATAAGGGTGGTGCCTTTAAGCAGACAGATGATGGCCGCTGGGCTCACGTTGTGTGTGCCTTGTGGATCCCTGAGGTCTGCTTTGCCAACACAGTCTTCCTAGAACCTATTGACAGCATTGAGCATATCCCACCAGCCCGCTGGAAGCTCACCTGCTACATTTGCAAACAGCGGGGCTCTGGAGCCTGCATCCAGTGCCACAAGGCCAACTGCTACACAGCCTTCCATGTGACATGTGCCCAGCAGGCTGGCCTTTACATGAAGATGGAACCTGTGCGGGAGACAGGTGCCAATGGCACCTCCTTTAGCGTCCGCAAGACAGCCTACTGTGACATCCACACACCCCCAGGTTCTGCTCGCCGCCTACCTGCCCTCTCCCACAgtgagggtgaggaggaggaggatgaagaagaagatgAGGGTAAAAGCTGGAGCTCAGAGAAGGTCAAGAAGGCCAAGGCCAAGTCCCGGATTAAGATGAAGAAAGCTCGGAAGATCTTAGCAGAAAAGCGAGCAGCAGCACCTGTGGTGTCTGTACCCTGCATTCCGCCACACAG ACTCAGTAAGATCACCAACCGCCTGACCATCCAGAggaagagccagttcatgcagagGCTACACAGCTACTGGACTCTGAAACGACAGTCACGGAATGGGGTCCCACTACTTCGGCGTCTGCAGACACATCTTCAGTCTCAGAGGAACTGTGATCAAGTCGGG AGAGATTCTGAAGATAAGAACTGGGCCCTCAAAGAACAGCTCAAGTCTTGGCAGCGGCTCCGGCATGACCTGGAGCGAGCTCGGCTGCTGGTGGAGTTGATTCGCAAGCGAGAGAAACTCAAAAGGGAGACG ATTAAGATCCAGCAGATTGCCATGGAAATGCAGCTGACCcctttcctcatcctcctccgAAAAACCTTGGAGCAGCTCCAAGAGAAGGACACAGGCAACATCTTCAGCGAGCCGGTCCCTCTGTCTGAG GTACCTGACTACCTAGACCACATCAAAAAGCCCATGGACTTTTTCACCATGAAGCAGAACTTGGAGGCTTATCGCTACTTGAATTTTGATGATTTTGAGGAGGACTTCAACCTCATTGTCAGCAACTGCCTAAAGTATAATGCCAAGGACACCATCTTCTACAGGGCAGCGGTGCGACTCCGTGAGCAGGGTGGCGCTGTACTCCGTCAGGCCCGGCGACAGGCAGAAAAAATGGGCATTGACTTTGAGACGGGCATGCATATCCCTCACAACTTGGCCGGAGATGAGGCCCCACATCACACTGAAGATG AGGAAGAACGGCTGGTCCTGCTGGAGAACCAGAAACACCTGCCAGTAGAAGAGCAGCTAAAGTTGTTGCTGGAGCGGCTGGACGAAGTCAATGCCAGCAAGCAAAGTGTGGGCCGTTCCCGCCGTGCAAAAATGATCAAGAAAGAGATGACGGCATTGCGACGGAAACTTGCTCACCAGCGGGAAACTGGCCGGGATGGGCCTGAGCGTCATGGTCCCTCCAACCGGGGCAGTCTGACACCCCACCCTGCAGCCTGTGAcaaggatggacagacagacagtgccGCAGAAGAGAGCAGCAGCCAGGAGACAAGCAAAG GCCTGGGTCCCAACATGTCCTCAACCCCTGCACATGAGGTGGGCAGGAGAACCTCAGTTCTGTTCTCCAAAAAGAACCCGAAGACAGCTGGGCCGCCCAAGAGGCCGGGCCGGCCCCCCAAAAACCGGGAGAGCCAGATGACCCCCAGCCATGGAGGCAGTCCTGTGGGGCCCCCCCAGCTTCCCATCATGGGCTCCCTGCGTCAGCGCAAGCGGGGTAGGAGCCCCCGGCCCAGTTCGAGCTCAGACAGCGACAGTGATAAGTCCACAGAAGACCCCCCAATGG aCTTACCAGCCAATGGCTTCAGCAGTGGGAACCAGCCAGTGAAGAAGAGTTTCTTGGTGTACCGTAATGACTGCAACCTTCCCCGGAGCAGCTCAGACTCAgagtccagcagcagcagcagcagcagtgccgCCTCAGACCGGACCAG CACAACACCCTCAAAACAAGGCCGGGGGAAGCCCTCCTTCTCTCGGGGCACATTCCCAGAGGACAGCAGTGAAGATACGTCAGGCACTGAGAATGAGGCCTACTCCGTGGGCACTGGCCGCGGCGTGGGCCACAGCAGTAAGTACCCTCACCCAAAGTcaggggtgctggggacccagtTTCAAGGCCTTGCCAGCCCCCCAGCTGCTgatccacctcctctctcccattcCTGTGAAGTGGTAAGAAAGAGTCTGGGTCGTGGAGCTGGCTGGCTGTCAGAGGACGAGGACTCCCCATTGGATGCTCTGGACCTTGTGTGGGCCAAGTGCCGAGGTTATCCATCATATCCAGCTCTG ATCATTGATCCAAAGATGCCCCGAGAAGGTATGTTCCATCATGGGGTTCCCATCCCTGTACCACCATTGGAGGTTCTAAAACTTGGGGAACAGATGACACAGGAAGCCCGAGAGCATCTCTACCTCGTTCTCTTCTTTGACAACAAACGAACCTG GCAATGGCTGCCCAGGACTAAACTCGTTCCTCTGGGTGTGAACCAGGATCTAGACAAAGAGAAGATGCTAGAGGGCCGCAAGTCCAACATCCGCAAGTCAGTGCAGATCGCCTACCACAGGGCTCTGCAGCACCGCAGCAAGGTGCAGGGTGAGCAGAGCAGCGAGACCAGCGATAGTGACTGA